From Deinococcus betulae, one genomic window encodes:
- a CDS encoding CCA tRNA nucleotidyltransferase produces the protein MTEAAQRVWAQLRPEDRAWLSTLAAQAGSAGVALVGGAVRDALLGRSPLDLDVVVPDGEVAALAHASGLPFVHHPAFDNATLTLPGGRAADLVRARRETYPVPGGNPVPQPGSLEDDLRRRDFSVNALALRVRADAAPTLLDATGGLEDLDAGVLRPLHLHSFHEDASRLVRGARLGARLGLSAHPELLLQVPAALAVAGQTPRLWAELNLLFHEPRPGRAAALLREWGAGALLPDPALLLALDAQQDEGATVSPQVYAAALLHAAPDPAALATRLGLGDRPGLLLARALGDTFYPAGTPERRLRALLRPDAYEGLTGKDVLALGVPPGRAVGEALAHLAAGRRAGQLRSAEDERAALRAFVAQQAQTNPLH, from the coding sequence GTGACCGAGGCGGCCCAGCGGGTCTGGGCACAGCTGAGACCAGAGGACCGCGCCTGGCTGTCCACGCTGGCCGCTCAGGCGGGCTCAGCGGGCGTGGCCCTGGTTGGCGGGGCGGTGCGCGACGCCCTGCTGGGCCGCTCGCCGCTGGACCTGGATGTGGTCGTGCCGGACGGCGAGGTGGCGGCGCTGGCCCACGCTTCGGGCCTGCCCTTCGTTCACCATCCAGCCTTTGACAACGCCACCCTGACCCTGCCGGGTGGACGCGCCGCCGACCTTGTGCGCGCGCGGCGGGAGACCTACCCGGTGCCGGGCGGCAATCCGGTGCCGCAGCCCGGCTCTCTGGAGGACGACCTGCGGCGGCGCGACTTCAGCGTGAACGCCCTGGCCCTGCGGGTGCGGGCGGACGCAGCGCCCACCCTGCTGGACGCAACTGGAGGCCTAGAGGACTTGGATGCGGGGGTGCTGCGGCCCCTGCACCTCCACTCCTTCCATGAAGACGCCAGCCGCCTGGTGCGTGGGGCGCGGCTGGGTGCCCGGCTGGGTCTGAGCGCCCACCCCGAGCTGCTCTTGCAAGTGCCCGCTGCCCTGGCGGTGGCCGGGCAGACCCCGCGCTTATGGGCTGAGCTGAACCTCTTATTCCACGAACCCCGGCCAGGTCGGGCGGCGGCCCTGCTGCGGGAGTGGGGCGCAGGCGCCCTGCTGCCCGACCCAGCCCTGCTGCTGGCGCTGGACGCCCAGCAGGATGAGGGGGCCACAGTCTCTCCGCAAGTCTACGCGGCGGCCCTCCTTCACGCAGCCCCCGACCCGGCAGCGCTGGCAACCCGGCTGGGCCTGGGCGACCGGCCTGGCCTGCTGCTGGCCCGCGCGCTGGGCGACACCTTTTACCCGGCCGGCACCCCCGAACGCCGACTGCGCGCGCTGCTGCGCCCAGACGCCTACGAGGGCCTGACCGGCAAGGATGTGCTGGCGCTGGGCGTGCCGCCGGGCCGGGCTGTGGGCGAGGCGCTGGCGCACCTGGCCGCCGGGCGCCGCGCCGGGCAACTGCGCAGCGCCGAGGATGAACGCGCCGCCCTCCGGGCCTTTGTGGCGCAGCAGGCCCAGACCAACCCCCTACACTGA
- a CDS encoding S1C family serine protease has translation MKGRGVGIVLVLIGLGLGATFLRDQVPLGGAQTAPQPQSATTPAQEAAAKLQNEQNTIDVVARFEPGLVFISTEDVVAQDPFMMMMGGEQDEVRQGLGSGFFVNQAGDILTNYHVVADESGQGAADRITVRVMDQDTSVEAEVIGLAPQYDLALIRAPKLARSLIRPIPLGDSAALRPGQKAIAMGAPFGLDFSVTEGIVSSTERQIPIGFSASGGQGITQKAIQTDAAINPGNSGGPLLDSGGRVIGINTQIYSPSGQSTGVGQSAGVGFAIPINTARSLLPRLQAASGGTVYAPVIGVRAGLLVQSRQGELPVGLSVLSSSGKRQLKLPERGLVVGEVEPNSPAARAGLRAGTQPQRFPGGAVVLGGDVITAVDGQTVDAIEDLQAALIDKAQGDTVTLTVVRGEEKREVGLTLDASSFQTQEP, from the coding sequence ATGAAGGGCAGAGGCGTTGGCATCGTGCTGGTACTGATTGGGCTGGGTCTGGGCGCGACCTTCTTGCGCGACCAGGTGCCGCTCGGAGGCGCGCAGACGGCCCCGCAGCCCCAGAGCGCCACCACCCCGGCCCAGGAAGCGGCCGCGAAGTTACAGAACGAACAGAACACCATCGACGTGGTGGCCCGTTTCGAGCCGGGCCTGGTGTTTATCAGCACCGAGGACGTGGTGGCGCAGGACCCCTTCATGATGATGATGGGCGGCGAACAGGACGAGGTGCGGCAGGGCCTGGGCAGCGGCTTCTTTGTCAATCAGGCCGGCGACATCCTGACCAACTACCATGTCGTGGCCGATGAGTCAGGGCAAGGCGCCGCCGACCGCATCACCGTGCGGGTTATGGACCAGGACACCAGCGTGGAAGCCGAGGTCATTGGGCTGGCCCCACAGTACGACTTGGCCCTGATTCGGGCGCCGAAGCTGGCCAGGAGTCTTATCCGCCCTATTCCGCTGGGCGACAGCGCCGCGCTGCGCCCCGGCCAGAAGGCCATTGCTATGGGCGCACCTTTCGGCCTGGATTTCAGCGTGACCGAGGGCATCGTGAGCAGCACCGAGCGCCAGATTCCCATCGGCTTTTCGGCCAGCGGCGGCCAGGGCATCACGCAAAAGGCCATTCAGACCGACGCCGCCATCAACCCTGGCAACAGCGGCGGGCCACTGCTGGACAGCGGCGGGCGCGTCATTGGCATCAACACCCAGATCTATTCGCCCAGCGGGCAAAGTACGGGGGTGGGCCAGAGCGCCGGTGTGGGCTTCGCCATTCCGATCAACACCGCCAGGAGCCTGCTGCCGCGCCTGCAAGCCGCCAGCGGCGGCACGGTGTACGCGCCGGTCATCGGGGTCAGGGCGGGCCTGCTGGTGCAAAGTCGCCAGGGCGAGCTGCCCGTGGGCCTGAGCGTCCTGTCCTCGTCCGGCAAGCGGCAGCTGAAGCTCCCCGAGCGCGGCCTGGTGGTGGGCGAGGTCGAACCGAACAGCCCCGCCGCCCGCGCAGGCCTGCGGGCGGGCACCCAGCCGCAGCGCTTTCCAGGCGGCGCCGTGGTGCTGGGCGGCGACGTCATCACGGCGGTAGACGGTCAGACGGTGGACGCCATTGAAGACCTGCAGGCGGCCCTGATTGACAAGGCGCAGGGCGACACCGTGACCCTGACAGTGGTGCGCGGCGAGGAGAAGCGCGAGGTCGGGCTGACCCTAGACGCCTCGTCGTTTCAGACGCAGGAGCCGTGA
- a CDS encoding nucleotidyltransferase domain-containing protein: MADLKEAARTLRAALGDFLERDRTEGVFHLAQGGPGAVPTLADLDMPEVHLDLLPEVPTAAQAQVLTTLGYGRAGPGVWTHPGGWRLVVCGHSTSWRAEQAALLALLRADPAAAQTYREVFGRAARVAADQALAPSALALYARTTGQRVVQQVAALLAPLNTPWMFAAGVALDLHLGEVTRPHDDVDVVVDMGAQCELLPLLEGWRLDVPVDGMYQPQTGPLQPPQHQFHARHPCLSGVLMLDVLLTDLSDGLWHYRRDPRITLPLGQARRLTPAGLPYLAPEAALLFKAGAPGREVRAKDQADFERVWPTLSVEGRTWLRVVLEQTQPGHGWLEQLG; the protein is encoded by the coding sequence ATGGCTGATCTGAAAGAAGCGGCCCGCACCCTGCGCGCCGCGCTGGGGGATTTTTTGGAGCGGGACCGGACCGAGGGCGTCTTTCATCTGGCCCAGGGTGGTCCCGGCGCGGTCCCTACCCTGGCGGACCTGGACATGCCCGAGGTGCATCTGGACCTGCTGCCCGAGGTGCCCACAGCGGCCCAGGCACAGGTGCTGACCACGCTGGGCTATGGGCGGGCGGGTCCGGGCGTCTGGACCCATCCGGGGGGCTGGCGCCTGGTGGTGTGCGGCCACAGCACCAGCTGGCGCGCCGAGCAGGCGGCGCTGCTGGCCCTATTGCGGGCCGACCCGGCGGCTGCCCAGACGTACCGCGAAGTCTTTGGGCGTGCGGCTCGCGTGGCCGCTGACCAGGCGCTGGCTCCTTCGGCCCTGGCCCTGTATGCCCGCACCACGGGGCAGCGCGTGGTGCAGCAAGTGGCAGCGCTGCTGGCGCCTCTGAACACGCCGTGGATGTTCGCGGCAGGCGTGGCGCTGGACCTGCATCTGGGCGAGGTGACCCGGCCCCATGACGACGTGGATGTGGTGGTCGATATGGGGGCGCAATGTGAACTCCTGCCGCTGCTAGAAGGCTGGCGGCTGGATGTGCCGGTGGACGGCATGTACCAGCCGCAGACCGGTCCCCTGCAGCCGCCCCAGCATCAGTTCCATGCCCGGCATCCCTGCCTGAGCGGTGTGCTGATGCTGGACGTGCTGCTGACGGACCTGAGTGACGGCCTGTGGCACTACCGACGCGACCCGCGTATCACGCTGCCGCTGGGCCAGGCCCGCCGCCTGACCCCAGCTGGCCTGCCGTACCTGGCCCCTGAGGCCGCGCTGCTGTTCAAGGCGGGGGCGCCGGGCCGTGAGGTGCGGGCGAAAGACCAGGCGGATTTTGAGCGTGTGTGGCCTACCCTGAGTGTAGAGGGGCGGACGTGGCTGCGTGTGGTTCTGGAACAAACGCAGCCGGGGCATGGCTGGCTGGAACAGTTGGGATGA
- a CDS encoding ExeM/NucH family extracellular endonuclease, with translation MKTANALLLAGLLALSACSAPTAVTPPTAPAPVTTTKPNPARSFGLYELRVNGLSGQGQASVHRAGSALDTQAAEIPFEQLSFTRTNMVNLVDEVNKVVHMTATFSVTNNTGSAITLPTFIPVDTDGSYATDGSSAFRMVKTRTGAPVSAAGMAVEVAHTNSGGTIAPDPTATPFLTNLDSAGVTLNLPTDTTAPNISHRGWQSASLAAGASQLVTFAARVPLQGTQISDADPFSFNLVFAVADNPGTVAGLRGIYEVQGSTPSGNVATPLSGQAVTVEGVVTSVNTASGTGSLQGFFIQEEVVDSDGINTTSDGVFVYCATTCPADLAVGERVRVTGTASEFSTATQIGGTLTVTRLGTGAPLPDTQALTLPLPFAQREQYEGMRVTVSGKVTNNFPLGRFGSFDIADARITNFTQLNAPNAAANAAYQVAAKDRYIRIDDGTRAQNPDPEIFARGGQPLSAANTLRGGDTVTATGVLTFSNDGANAGSGGSLDTYRIHATQAGVQITDTNPRQNAPDNVLTTAPTNGQVGLRVGSMNVLNYFTTLLTSNSGCTPNGTGSISRGANDCDEFTRQQTKIVKAILGLNTDVLGILEAQNDFDKGANSSVALLVNALNAEAGAGTYAYINPGRNIGTDAISVAMIYKAAAVEAVGTLAILDNTFSATYADTCNRPTWAQTFQSKANGGRFTAVMMHLKSKGSACAATSDADTGDGQGNGYIARRNAATALVNWLATNPTGVTEDDRILLGDYNAYAQEEPLTILASGGYANLFENNVYSYQFDGQWGSLDQATASASMTSQVVGKTKWHINADEPIVLDYNKEFKTPGQVNSFYSADPFRSSDHDPILVGLNLNAQAPINPPGQTTSISLTPASSTVSVTAGASTTNTINVSRTNFTGSVTLGVDSVTGTGTAPVVTVTTQPDAGNSGTLSVNATGATAGTYTVTVRGTGTGVSDTTATFTVSVNSVTTNAGVFFSEYVEGTSNNKAIEIYNGSGQTIPANQVVVNLYSNGATTVGNTYTIAVPLNPGQTFVITNASAGTALAAKSNATSNVTNFNGDDALSLVLNGTVVDTFGQIGNDPGSAWTGGSLSTLDRTLRRKTNITTGDVNGSDAFDPSVEWDGFPIDTFDGLGSR, from the coding sequence ATGAAAACCGCTAACGCCCTGCTGCTGGCTGGCCTGCTGGCTCTGAGCGCCTGTAGCGCGCCGACCGCCGTGACGCCGCCCACCGCCCCCGCGCCTGTCACAACCACCAAGCCCAATCCCGCCAGGAGCTTTGGCCTGTACGAACTGCGCGTCAATGGCCTCAGCGGCCAGGGCCAGGCCAGCGTGCACCGCGCCGGCTCCGCCCTGGACACCCAGGCCGCCGAGATTCCTTTCGAGCAGCTCAGCTTTACCCGCACCAACATGGTGAATCTGGTGGACGAGGTGAACAAGGTCGTTCACATGACCGCCACCTTTAGCGTGACCAACAACACCGGCAGCGCCATTACCCTGCCCACCTTTATTCCGGTGGATACGGACGGCAGCTACGCCACCGACGGAAGCAGCGCGTTCCGCATGGTCAAGACCCGCACCGGCGCGCCCGTGAGCGCCGCCGGCATGGCCGTGGAAGTCGCGCACACCAACTCGGGCGGCACCATTGCGCCCGACCCCACTGCCACGCCGTTCCTGACCAACCTGGACAGCGCTGGCGTGACCCTGAACCTGCCCACCGACACCACCGCCCCCAACATCAGCCACCGGGGCTGGCAGAGCGCCAGCCTGGCGGCCGGGGCCTCCCAGCTGGTCACCTTTGCCGCGCGCGTGCCGCTGCAGGGCACCCAGATCAGCGACGCCGACCCCTTCAGCTTCAACCTGGTCTTTGCGGTGGCCGATAACCCCGGCACCGTGGCAGGCCTGCGCGGCATCTACGAGGTGCAGGGCAGCACGCCCAGTGGGAACGTGGCCACGCCACTGTCAGGGCAGGCTGTGACGGTGGAAGGCGTGGTCACGTCGGTCAACACAGCGAGCGGTACGGGGTCCTTGCAAGGCTTCTTCATTCAGGAAGAAGTGGTGGACAGCGACGGGATCAACACCACCAGTGACGGCGTGTTCGTCTACTGCGCGACCACCTGCCCCGCCGATCTGGCCGTAGGTGAGCGGGTGCGGGTGACTGGCACCGCCAGCGAATTCTCTACAGCCACTCAGATTGGTGGCACCCTGACCGTCACCCGTTTGGGCACTGGCGCGCCCCTGCCCGACACCCAAGCGCTGACGCTGCCTCTACCCTTTGCCCAGCGTGAGCAATACGAAGGGATGCGCGTCACGGTTTCGGGGAAAGTCACCAACAACTTTCCTCTGGGCCGTTTTGGCAGCTTTGATATCGCTGACGCCCGAATTACCAATTTCACGCAGCTGAATGCGCCCAACGCAGCGGCCAACGCGGCCTATCAGGTCGCCGCCAAGGACCGCTACATCCGCATTGACGACGGTACCCGTGCTCAGAACCCTGATCCTGAAATCTTTGCGCGTGGCGGGCAGCCCCTGAGTGCAGCCAACACCCTGCGCGGCGGCGACACCGTCACGGCCACTGGCGTGCTGACCTTCAGCAACGACGGCGCGAACGCTGGCTCAGGCGGCAGCCTCGACACCTACCGCATTCACGCGACGCAGGCGGGCGTGCAGATTACGGACACCAACCCCCGTCAGAACGCGCCGGACAACGTGCTGACCACTGCGCCAACGAACGGCCAGGTCGGCCTGCGCGTGGGCAGCATGAACGTGCTGAACTACTTCACGACCCTGCTGACCAGCAACAGCGGCTGCACCCCCAACGGCACCGGCAGCATCTCGCGCGGGGCCAACGACTGCGACGAATTTACGCGTCAACAGACCAAGATCGTCAAGGCGATTCTGGGGCTGAATACCGATGTGCTGGGCATTCTGGAAGCGCAGAACGACTTTGATAAGGGCGCCAACAGCTCGGTGGCCTTGCTGGTCAATGCTCTCAATGCTGAAGCAGGCGCAGGCACCTACGCTTACATCAACCCCGGCCGCAATATCGGCACCGACGCCATCAGCGTCGCCATGATTTATAAGGCGGCGGCCGTGGAGGCTGTGGGCACACTGGCTATTCTGGACAACACGTTCAGTGCCACTTACGCCGATACTTGCAACCGTCCTACCTGGGCACAAACTTTCCAGAGTAAGGCCAACGGCGGGCGCTTTACCGCCGTCATGATGCACCTGAAGAGTAAGGGCAGCGCCTGCGCCGCCACCAGCGACGCCGACACTGGCGATGGCCAGGGCAACGGCTATATTGCCCGCCGCAACGCCGCGACGGCGCTGGTCAACTGGTTGGCCACCAATCCCACGGGCGTAACTGAAGACGACCGCATCCTGCTGGGCGACTACAACGCCTACGCGCAGGAAGAACCACTCACCATCCTGGCTAGCGGCGGGTACGCCAACCTCTTTGAGAACAACGTCTACTCGTATCAGTTTGACGGCCAGTGGGGCAGCCTGGACCAGGCCACTGCTTCAGCCAGCATGACGTCGCAGGTGGTTGGCAAGACCAAGTGGCACATCAACGCCGACGAGCCCATCGTTCTGGACTACAACAAGGAGTTCAAGACGCCTGGGCAGGTCAATAGCTTCTACAGCGCTGATCCCTTCCGGAGCAGTGACCACGACCCCATCTTGGTGGGCCTGAACCTGAACGCACAGGCGCCCATCAACCCACCTGGGCAGACGACCAGCATCAGCCTCACCCCTGCCAGCAGCACGGTCAGCGTGACGGCCGGCGCCAGCACCACGAACACCATCAATGTCAGCCGCACGAACTTTACGGGCAGCGTCACCCTGGGGGTAGACAGCGTGACGGGCACCGGGACAGCCCCTGTGGTGACCGTGACCACCCAGCCTGACGCAGGCAACAGCGGCACCCTGAGCGTCAATGCCACAGGCGCAACCGCCGGCACCTACACGGTGACGGTGCGCGGCACGGGTACAGGCGTAAGCGACACGACGGCGACGTTTACGGTGTCCGTCAACAGTGTCACGACGAACGCAGGTGTCTTTTTCAGTGAATATGTTGAGGGCACATCCAACAACAAGGCCATTGAGATTTACAACGGCAGTGGCCAGACCATTCCAGCCAACCAGGTGGTCGTGAACCTTTACAGCAACGGGGCAACCACTGTGGGGAACACCTACACCATCGCCGTTCCGCTGAATCCTGGGCAGACGTTCGTTATCACCAACGCCAGCGCTGGGACTGCGCTGGCCGCCAAATCTAATGCCACCAGCAACGTGACCAATTTCAATGGAGATGACGCCCTCTCCCTGGTGCTCAACGGCACCGTTGTCGACACGTTCGGCCAAATCGGAAATGATCCTGGATCGGCCTGGACAGGTGGCAGCCTGAGCACACTTGACCGCACTCTCCGCCGGAAGACCAACATAACCACAGGCGACGTCAACGGCAGCGACGCCTTTGACCCTTCCGTAGAATGGGATGGTTTCCCCATTGACACGTTTGACGGGCTCGGGAGCCGCTAA
- a CDS encoding PqqD family protein — protein sequence MWQVADGVLVTDLEDELVLMHAGQGEMFSLNASGRLLWQALPATEAELADLLTRTFALDAGQAQADVQAVLVALQARDLIRQG from the coding sequence ATGTGGCAGGTGGCCGACGGCGTACTGGTAACGGATTTAGAGGATGAACTGGTGCTGATGCACGCGGGACAGGGCGAGATGTTCAGCCTGAATGCGTCGGGCCGCCTGCTGTGGCAGGCCCTGCCCGCCACCGAGGCCGAGTTGGCCGATCTGCTGACGCGCACCTTTGCGCTGGATGCTGGCCAGGCCCAGGCCGACGTGCAGGCGGTGCTGGTTGCCTTGCAGGCGCGCGACCTGATCCGGCAGGGCTGA
- a CDS encoding lasso peptide biosynthesis B2 protein has product MAPDPLVVQRALTSDPADLQAAWLSPVRAAGLGGALRARLPQGHPWRAALRPDALALGVRHARIRAAVRGLVAVWAAAGIPALLFKGFALSEFEYATPSERFYGDVDVLLPPDEATVTRAVHLALARGWRSDGQHAWPENWTHESAHLYSPDGQVRLDIHRFVLSTAYVPVSRSVQLTTGLWQRARAVDWEGVPVLRPSPADELVLTLALGRCWGGDLGGLKPADYLDLACLLPHGPSEETLTAHAAQLGAAHTWAAFRRLCDPAHRKLELRPARTRAEVVPAAARDGVQSRPHPWRKVSRAWTLAPHLAAALPDVLRAAAAMRRGGDPRSHLARWTPPVTVQTRLHGPRLDGPVSAARLLTHWLHPRQRRDGVCVPRAYATYQALRRLGHPAVFVSGVARSGAGVTGHAWIEDDRGTLELYGEPFNRQHFQVLFETPAFPERTPER; this is encoded by the coding sequence ATGGCCCCCGATCCTCTTGTGGTGCAGCGCGCCCTGACCTCTGACCCCGCCGACCTGCAAGCCGCGTGGCTCTCCCCGGTGCGGGCGGCGGGGCTGGGCGGCGCCTTGCGCGCGCGGCTGCCGCAGGGGCATCCCTGGCGCGCGGCGCTGCGGCCCGACGCGCTGGCCCTGGGTGTTCGTCACGCCCGGATTCGTGCGGCGGTGCGCGGCCTGGTGGCGGTGTGGGCGGCGGCCGGCATTCCGGCGCTGCTGTTCAAGGGCTTTGCCCTGAGCGAGTTTGAGTACGCCACACCCAGCGAGCGCTTTTACGGCGATGTGGACGTATTGCTGCCCCCCGACGAGGCGACGGTGACGCGCGCTGTTCACCTGGCCCTGGCGCGCGGTTGGCGCAGCGACGGTCAGCACGCCTGGCCAGAGAACTGGACCCACGAAAGCGCACACCTGTACAGCCCAGACGGCCAGGTGCGGCTGGACATTCACCGCTTCGTGCTGTCCACCGCGTATGTGCCGGTCAGCCGCAGCGTTCAGCTGACCACGGGGCTGTGGCAGCGGGCGCGGGCGGTGGACTGGGAAGGCGTGCCGGTGCTGCGCCCGTCGCCAGCCGACGAACTAGTCCTGACGCTGGCCCTGGGCCGGTGCTGGGGCGGCGACCTGGGCGGGCTGAAACCGGCGGATTACCTGGACCTGGCGTGCCTGCTGCCGCATGGTCCCAGCGAAGAGACGCTAACAGCGCACGCGGCCCAGCTGGGCGCGGCGCACACCTGGGCCGCCTTTCGCCGCCTGTGCGACCCGGCCCACCGCAAGTTAGAGCTACGCCCTGCCCGGACCCGCGCCGAAGTGGTGCCCGCTGCCGCCCGTGACGGCGTGCAGTCCCGGCCCCACCCGTGGCGCAAGGTTAGCCGGGCCTGGACCCTGGCACCTCACCTGGCCGCCGCCCTGCCGGATGTGCTGCGGGCTGCTGCCGCCATGCGGCGCGGCGGCGACCCCCGCAGCCACCTGGCCAGGTGGACCCCGCCTGTTACGGTGCAGACGCGGCTGCACGGGCCTCGGTTGGACGGCCCAGTCAGCGCGGCTCGGCTGCTGACCCACTGGCTGCACCCCCGGCAACGGCGGGACGGGGTATGCGTGCCCCGCGCTTACGCCACCTATCAGGCGCTGCGGCGCCTGGGGCACCCGGCAGTGTTTGTCAGCGGCGTGGCCCGCAGCGGCGCAGGCGTGACAGGCCACGCCTGGATTGAGGACGACCGGGGCACCCTGGAACTCTACGGTGAACCGTTTAACCGCCAGCATTTTCAGGTGCTGTTCGAGACCCCGGCCTTTCCAGAGCGCACGCCTGAACGTTAA
- the hslO gene encoding Hsp33 family molecular chaperone HslO yields MTAPLSSSYLLRGTAAGGTLRLVGMDSARIVEDARLRHGLSKTATAALGRTLTASALLAVVLGKKTDSRVTVRVEGGGPVGWIVAEGSVDGRVRGYVRQPGADLPLRESDGKLDVRGIVGMDGELAVTRLLDNGEPYTGSAQLVSGEIAEDVSTYLGVSEQIPNAVLLGVYEQGEQVAFAGGLLVQAMPGVTDETLARLEANIRALGQITDSLRRGGLLDTIQRVTDGLDVQLAPEAQPARFECRCSRQKAADSLKFFSAAERQEMIEAGGQEIVCHWCGEHYQLTPEEIEALDQGGVHARA; encoded by the coding sequence ATGACTGCACCTTTGTCTTCCTCTTACCTGTTGCGCGGCACGGCGGCCGGCGGCACCCTGCGCCTGGTCGGCATGGACTCGGCGCGCATCGTCGAAGACGCCCGGCTGCGCCACGGCCTGAGCAAAACGGCCACCGCCGCCCTGGGCCGCACCCTGACCGCCAGCGCCCTGCTGGCCGTGGTGCTGGGCAAAAAGACCGACAGCCGCGTGACGGTGCGTGTGGAAGGCGGCGGCCCGGTGGGCTGGATTGTGGCCGAGGGCAGCGTGGACGGGCGGGTGCGCGGCTACGTGCGCCAGCCAGGGGCCGACCTGCCGCTGCGGGAAAGCGACGGCAAGCTGGACGTGCGCGGCATTGTGGGCATGGACGGCGAACTGGCCGTGACCCGCCTGCTGGACAACGGGGAACCATACACCGGCAGCGCGCAGCTGGTCAGCGGCGAGATTGCCGAAGATGTCAGCACCTATCTGGGCGTGTCCGAACAGATTCCCAATGCGGTGCTGCTGGGGGTCTACGAGCAGGGCGAGCAGGTGGCGTTTGCCGGCGGGCTGCTGGTGCAGGCCATGCCCGGCGTGACCGACGAAACGCTGGCCCGCCTGGAAGCGAACATCCGCGCTCTGGGCCAGATCACCGATAGCCTGCGCCGGGGAGGTCTGCTGGACACCATCCAGCGCGTCACCGATGGACTGGACGTGCAGTTGGCCCCCGAAGCCCAGCCGGCCCGTTTTGAGTGCCGCTGCTCGCGCCAGAAGGCCGCCGACAGCCTGAAATTCTTTAGCGCCGCCGAGCGTCAGGAGATGATTGAGGCGGGCGGCCAGGAGATCGTGTGCCACTGGTGCGGCGAGCATTATCAGCTGACCCCAGAGGAAATCGAGGCGCTGGATCAGGGCGGTGTTCATGCCCGCGCCTGA